Within Oncorhynchus keta strain PuntledgeMale-10-30-2019 chromosome 30, Oket_V2, whole genome shotgun sequence, the genomic segment TCTCCGTCTCACCATCTCTTCACAAAGCTCTCGGAATGATGACGCTGTCGTTCTTATTCAGAGGAGGAGTCATAGAATATCAGCGGCTACATTCATTTCTGTGGTCTATAGTGACACCATGTGTTACTGTTACACATAGTCTATATTACTCATGTACAAGAACAATGTTTATTATTGGACGTGTTAGAATAGTGAGATGAAGTCCACCAGACAACATCGCGCTGGATATTTACCACACGAAAGGCCAATGTATTTAAATGGACTAAAATCCAATACAAAACCCAGGTAATGTAGCAAAAGAAACAACCTCATCTAATGCAATGAATGCTAAAGGGGTTAACATTATAATACCAAGACAGCAAAACCAAATGATCCAAAGCAAATGACCACGTTGCATCTGTTCCAATACACCAGTGACAAGCACCACAGAGAGCACTCGGTAAGGATTCACCGCCTGCTGAACATAGATCATTGGAAACAAATATACACTGTTGAAATGGATACAGATATAGTATGCAGCATTTAGGCTGATATTGTCGAGGGTAGTTGTGTATTACACTATATATCATCAATATGTAAcatgatgtgtgtgtatatttcccACAAGGTACTGCCTATGTCCTCACAAAACATATACACAACTTTGCTGATGGTTTACACATTCATGAAGCGCAACACTATTGTACAGTGACATACAAAGCCATTCATATCTCATAGAGCATTAAACGCTTGGCACATTTCTACAGCTTTGAAGATCAGTGCGGTGTCAGAAGTATGGACAGCAACATTCGCTCCATCACGCAAGGAGGCAATAAGCATAGTGCAAATCAAAGCCAATGTGACAACTCTTGAGTGAACGGCTTTTTTTAGTAAGAGAAACGTAGAAACAATATTATCTGACTACAAGGAGTTCAAATGAGCAATACAGGTATGATGCAGTAGATAAATCGGCCAATTTATGAATTACTCTTACCTCCTCTTTGTTGGGTAATGTCTGAGTCCTGTTAAACGTGTCATTTCCGTTAATACTGATCAGTTCTGCATCTGCAGGTGGATACGGAGCGGGGAAAACCACTACGTCACTCTTCAGTGTGTCTGAGCTGTAACACACGTCATACTGCTGAGTAGATTTAGAGTAAGACCAGCTTCCGTCAGGGTGTGTGGTGATCACTGGGGCGCTGTACCTTCTGAAACTGTCCCCTTTCCTGTGGCAGTTTACAGCTATTAAACTGATGAGGCTAAGTAAAAATATCACTGACACCGAGGCAATGGCGATCAACAAATACAGGTTTAGATCAGAGAAGTTCTCCTCCTTTCTAGGCACATTTCTGAATTGAGTCTGGATTTCACCTGTACTTTCAACCACCACTACATCAATAGACACAGTCGCTGACAGTGAGGGTTCTCCGTTATCAGAAACCAACACGACCAACGGGTGAGTTTTCAGGTCATTGTCACTCATTCTCCTCTTAGTCCTTAGTTCCCCGGTGCTGGTTCCGATTCGGAAGAGATTGGTTCCCTTGGGCTCTAAGATGTGATAAGAAAGCAGCGCATTGTAGCCAGAGTCGGAGTCTACAGCCCTGATCTTGGCCACAAAGTAGCCCGCTTCAGCAGAATAGGGAACGTTCTCGGTGTTAACGGAGCCGTGTTCAGAATAGGGCGCGAGAATCCCAGGTCTGTTGTCATTCTCATCCAAGATAAAAACGTTCACAGTCACGTTGCTGCTGAGTGGAGGAACACCAGAGTCTGTGGCCTGAACTTTAAACTGGAAAGTTTTGATCTCCTCATAGTTAAAAGACTGCAGACTCACTATATCTCCAGTATCAGAGTTTATATTTACAGATGATGATATTGAATTACTTGTACCTAATAATGCATACATAATCATTGAGTTTTCTTCGGAATCTCGATCAAAAGCTGAAATTGTATAAATGACGTCTCCCGTCGGACTGTTCTCTTTCACATAAACATTAGCCACGGGTTCTGAGAAACGGGGAGCGTTGTCATTGACATCAGAAACGTGTACTGTAATAACGCTGGTGCTGGAGAGAGGCGGGGCCCCTTCATCCGTAGCCGTGATAGTGACATTGTACTGAGATTCACTCTCTCTGTCAAGAGGCCCGTCAACCACTAAAGAATAATCGTTTTTATAGTTCGACTTCAGTTTAAAAGGAACAGACTCAATGAGTTTACAGTTGGTGATGCCATTTTTACTACTATCTTTATCTGTCACTGTCACTAAGGCGACCACTGTCCCTATTTCAGCATCCTCCTTCACTGGACTCATGAGTGACGTTACTGAGATTTCTGGGGAATTGTCATTGACATCAATAACTTCAACTAATACCTTACCGTGTGCACTACGACGAGAATGCCCTTGATCGGTCGCTTGAACTCTTATTTCGTATGATGGACTTTTTTCATAATCCAAATTCCCTTTTATTGTTAGTTCACCCGTGTCTGAATTGATGCTAAACATAATGGATGGATCCCAATTACCCCGTTTAAAGAAAGAGTACACTATTTGACTATTTACGCCCTCGTCTAAATCTGTTGCAGTGAGAGTTAGTATAGATGTCCCAAAATGTGCATTTTCATGAACACGTACCTTATAAAGCGGCTGGGAAAAAAATGGAGAATTATCATTGACATCTATGACGTTGACAATGATCTGTAAAGACCCGGATCTAGGAGGTTTTCCTCCATCTACAGCGGTCAGTGTGAGCTGGATAACGGGCTGTTTCTCTCGGTCTAAAGCTTTCTGCAGCACTAACTCAGCAGACACACTCTGCTCTCCACCGCTCTGTACATCCAGGGAGAAGTGTTCATTCGGGCTCAGCTTGTAGCTGTTTATCGAGTTACTACCCGTATCTGCGTCATTCGCTATTGGTAGCAGGTATCTCTCACCGGGAGAAGCTAATTCAGTAACATTCAAATTATGTATTTTTTCAAGAAAAGACGGAGCATTGTCGTTAATATCAATAATATTCACCTCAATGCGGTGGAGAAGCATAGGATGGCTCAATATGGCCTGTATGTTTAAAGAGCACTTCACCATATTCGGACAAAGCACCTCTCGGTCTAATCTCTCGTTAACGAATAGAATCCCCGTTTTAAAATCAGCCTCAAAATACATCTTACTCTGTCCTGATACAATCCTTAAACCCCTCGGCTCCAGTTCCTGAACATTAAGGTTCAAATCCTTAGCGAGATTCCCCACAAACGTGCCTTTGTCCACCTCCTCTGAAACGGAGTAAGAGATCTGCGCTGCAGTCCAGTTAAATAAACTAAGCAACATGACGCACTGAATCCAAAGGCGTTCTCTTTGTCTTCGACGACCCATCGCTGCTTGTACAAAATGAATTAGTCCAACAGAAAATAGTTGCATATGCTAGAAAACTAAACAATCCGTTATAGAGACCGTGAACAGCCCAGCCATCTGTCTCACCACCAATCGAGTGTTTCTTTTGACAAAGCTCTCGGGACTGATGACGCTAGTCTTTTTCTCGTTCAGAGAGGAGGAGTCATAGAATATAAGCAACTACATTAATTTCTGTGGTCTACAGCGACACCATGTGCAATGTTGTACATAGTCTATATTACTCATGTAAAATAAGACCGTCGGCCTATTATTTCACTTGTTTTTAGAATACTATGATAAACTCCAACGTCGTGTTGGACATTCACTACCCGAAATGCCATTGTATTAAAAGGACACGCGTTCTAGTCATGGCAAAACACAGGGAAAGTAGGTGAAGGAAAGTCAAACTAACAGAATGAAATATATGTTCAGATAGTAATGTTTTGATAACAATGACAGAAGCCATAACAAAGACACACATTGATGTACGTAGCTCAAGAGTTTAGCATTGTGATATTGTCAAGATTGCTGAAACATTTTTCTCTGACGTAAATGATCACTTTGTATCTATTCCATTACACCAGTGACAAGAAACCATCCAAAAAAGAACACTGCCCCTAATTATCAGAGATCAAGAACGGTtgcagcaccatggacagcacttGGTAATACTTTACCTTCGAGAAGAAATATACACTTTGAAATTGATAAATATTCAGCACGGACCTTTAGGCTGACAACGTCCATGGTAATCGTGTAGCTGTATGATTAAGCTGAAACATGATGTAACTGAATATTTCCCATACATTGTATACAATCCTGTCTATTTACTCAAAATACCCTACATACAATGTGTAATCTGATTTGACAGATTTCACATTCAGATTACACATCCCTGAAGTGCAACACTATTGTACAGCGCCACAGAAGTCCAATCATACCTTAAAGATCATTAATACGAATCCTCAGCTCTGAAGTATAGCATGCTTTCAGGACCACGGACAGCAAAACTCGCTCAACGAAGAAAAAAGGACACGGACATTGGTTTTATTTTGCAGTGTGGGTAACAACTCTCGAGTGGATGGATGGCTTTTTTCAAGGTAAGAGTAACCTATAAAACAATATTATTTGACTGTAAGGAGATCAGTGGAGTAATTCAGATATAAATCAACAGAAAAGGAGTCAATAGATCTTACCTCCTCTTTGTTGGGTGATGTCTGAGTCCTGTTAAACGTCTCATTTCCGTTAATACTGATCAGTTCTGCATCTGCAGGTGGATACGGAGCGGGGAAAACCACTACGTCACTCTTCAGTGTGTCTGAGCTGAAACACACGTCATACTGCTGAGTAGATTTAGAGTAAGACCAGCTTCCGTCAGGGTGTGTGGTGATCATTGGGGCGCTGTACCTTCTGaaactgtcctctgtcctgtggCATTTTACAGCAATTAAACTGATGAGGCTCAGTAAAAATATCACTGACACCGAGGCAATGGCGATCAACAAATACAGGTTTAAATCAGAGAAGTTTTCCTCCTTTCTCGGTACATTTCTGAATTGAGTCTGGATTTCACCTGTACTTTCAACCACCACTACATCAATAGATACAGTCGCTGACAGTGAGGGTTCTCCGTTATCAGAAACCAACACGACCAACGGGTGAGTTTTCAGGTCATTGTCACTCATTCTCCTCTTTGTCCTTAGTTCCCCGGTGCTGGTTCCGATTCGGAAGAGGTTGGTTCCCTTGGGCTCAGAGATGTGATAAGAAAGCAGCGCATTGTAGCCAGAGTCGGCGTCTACAGCCCTGATCTTGGCCACAAAGTAGCCCGCTTCAGCAGAATAGGGAACGTTCTCAGTGTTAACGGAGCCGTGCTCAGAATAGGGCGCGAGAATCCCAGGACTGTTGTCATTCTCATCCAGGATAAAAACGTTCACAGTCACGTTGCTGCTGAGTGGAGGAACACCAGAGTCTGTGGCCTGAACTTTGACCTGGAAAGTTTTGATCTCCTCATAGTTAAAAGACTGCAGACTGATTATATCTCCAGTATCAGAGTTTATATTTATAGATGATGATATTGAAACACTTTTATCTAATAACGAATACGTAATCTTTGCATCTTCATCTGAATCTGGGTCAAAAGCAGACATCGTACAAATGACGTCTCCTACCGGACTGTTCTCTTTCACATAAACATTAATCACGGGTTCTGAGAAGTGAGGCGCGTTGTCATTTACATCAGAAACGTGGACAGTAATAACGCTGGTGCTGGAGAGAGGCGGGGTCCCT encodes:
- the LOC118372108 gene encoding protocadherin alpha-8-like isoform X22, with protein sequence MQLFSVGLIHFVQAAMGRRRQRERLWIQCVMLLSLFNWTAAQISYSVSEEVDKGTFVGNLAKDLNLNVQELEPRGLRIVSGQSKMYFEADFKTGILFVNERLDREVLCPNMVKCSLNIQAILSHPMLLHRIEVNIIDINDNAPSFLEKIHNLNVTELASPGERYLLPIANDADTGSNSINSYKLSPNEHFSLDVQSGGEQSVSAELVLQKALDREKQPVIQLTLTAVDGGKPPRSGSLQIIVNVIDVNDNSPFFSQPLYKVRVHENAHFGTSILTLTATDLDEGVNSQIVYSFFKRGNWDPSIMFSINSDTGELTIKGNLDYEKSPSYEIRVQATDQGHSRRSAHGKVLVEVIDVNDNSPEISVTSLMSPVKEDAEIGTVVALVTVTDKDSSKNGITNCKLIESVPFKLKSNYKNDYSLVVDGPLDRESESQYNVTITATDEGAPPLSSTSVITVHVSDVNDNAPRFSEPVANVYVKENSPTGDVIYTISAFDRDSEENSMIMYALLGTSNSISSSVNINSDTGDIVSLQSFNYEEIKTFQFKVQATDSGVPPLSSNVTVNVFILDENDNRPGILAPYSEHGSVNTENVPYSAEAGYFVAKIRAVDSDSGYNALLSYHILEPKGTNLFRIGTSTGELRTKRRMSDNDLKTHPLVVLVSDNGEPSLSATVSIDVVVVESTGEIQTQFRNVPRKEENFSDLNLYLLIAIASVSVIFLLSLISLIAVKCHRTEDSFRRYSAPMITTHPDGSWSYSKSTQQYDVCFSSDTLKSDVVVFPAPYPPADAELISINGNDTFNRTQTLPHNEKPKVPNSDWRYSASLRTGMQSSVHMEESSVMQGAQGVLVQNWPTVSSATGDAEGGETSPPMGAGVDSNSWHFRYGAGGPGGPPQHLKPGEVPPEAFIIPGSPAIISIRQQGGEDDKSDFITFGKKEEAKKKKKKKKEKKDKKDKGKDDDE
- the LOC118372108 gene encoding protocadherin alpha-8-like isoform X21, encoding MQLFSVGLIHFVQAAMGRRRQRERLWIQCVMLLSLFNWTAAQISYSVSEEVDKGTFVGNLAKDLNLNVQELEPRGLRIVSGQSKMYFEADFKTGILFVNERLDREVLCPNMVKCSLNIQAILSHPMLLHRIEVNIIDINDNAPSFLEKIHNLNVTELASPGERYLLPIANDADTGSNSINSYKLSPNEHFSLDVQSGGEQSVSAELVLQKALDREKQPVIQLTLTAVDGGKPPRSGSLQIIVNVIDVNDNSPFFSQPLYKVRVHENAHFGTSILTLTATDLDEGVNSQIVYSFFKRGNWDPSIMFSINSDTGELTIKGNLDYEKSPSYEIRVQATDQGHSRRSAHGKVLVEVIDVNDNSPEISVTSLMSPVKEDAEIGTVVALVTVTDKDSSKNGITNCKLIESVPFKLKSNYKNDYSLVVDGPLDRESESQYNVTITATDEGAPPLSSTSVITVHVSDVNDNAPRFSEPVANVYVKENSPTGDVIYTISAFDRDSEENSMIMYALLGTSNSISSSVNINSDTGDIVSLQSFNYEEIKTFQFKVQATDSGVPPLSSNVTVNVFILDENDNRPGILAPYSEHGSVNTENVPYSAEAGYFVAKIRAVDSDSGYNALLSYHILEPKGTNLFRIGTSTGELRTKRRMSDNDLKTHPLVVLVSDNGEPSLSATVSIDVVVVESTGEIQTQFRNVPRKEENFSDLNLYLLIAIASVSVIFLLSLISLIAVKCHRTEDSFRRYSAPVITTHPDGSWSYSKSTQQYDVCFSSDTLKSDVVVFPAPYPPADAELISINGNDTFNRTQTLPNKDKPKVPNSDWRYSASLRTGMQSSVHMEESSVMQGAQGVLVQNWPTVSSATGDAEGGETSPPMGAGVDSNSWHFRYGAGGPGGPPQHLKPGEVPPEAFIIPGSPAIISIRQQGGEDDKSDFITFGKKEEAKKKKKKKKEKKDKKDKGKDDDE
- the LOC118372108 gene encoding protocadherin alpha-8-like isoform X24: MQLFSVGLIHFVQAAMGRRRQRERLWIQCVMLLSLFNWTAAQISYSVSEEVDKGTFVGNLAKDLNLNVQELEPRGLRIVSGQSKMYFEADFKTGILFVNERLDREVLCPNMVKCSLNIQAILSHPMLLHRIEVNIIDINDNAPSFLEKIHNLNVTELASPGERYLLPIANDADTGSNSINSYKLSPNEHFSLDVQSGGEQSVSAELVLQKALDREKQPVIQLTLTAVDGGKPPRSGSLQIIVNVIDVNDNSPFFSQPLYKVRVHENAHFGTSILTLTATDLDEGVNSQIVYSFFKRGNWDPSIMFSINSDTGELTIKGNLDYEKSPSYEIRVQATDQGHSRRSAHGKVLVEVIDVNDNSPEISVTSLMSPVKEDAEIGTVVALVTVTDKDSSKNGITNCKLIESVPFKLKSNYKNDYSLVVDGPLDRESESQYNVTITATDEGAPPLSSTSVITVHVSDVNDNAPRFSEPVANVYVKENSPTGDVIYTISAFDRDSEENSMIMYALLGTSNSISSSVNINSDTGDIVSLQSFNYEEIKTFQFKVQATDSGVPPLSSNVTVNVFILDENDNRPGILAPYSEHGSVNTENVPYSAEAGYFVAKIRAVDSDSGYNALLSYHILEPKGTNLFRIGTSTGELRTKRRMSDNDLKTHPLVVLVSDNGEPSLSATVSIDVVVVESTGEIQTQFRNVPRKEENFSDLNLYLLIAIASVSVIFLLSLISLIAVKCHRKEDSFRRYSAPMITTHPDGSWSYSKSTQQYDVCFSSDTLKSDVVVFPAPYPPADAELISINGNDTFNRTQTLPNNEKPKVPNSDWRYSASLRTGMQSSVHMEESSVMQGAQGVLVQNWPTVSSATGDAEGGETSPPMGAGVDSNSWHFRYGAGGPGGPPQHLKPGEVPPEAFIIPGSPAIISIRQQGGEDDKSDFITFGKKEEAKKKKKKKKEKKDKKDKGKDDDE
- the LOC118372108 gene encoding protocadherin alpha-2-like isoform X23, which gives rise to MQLFSVGLIHFVQAAMGRRRQRERLWIQCVMLLSLFNWTAAQISYSVSEEVDKGTFVGNLAKDLNLNVQELEPRGLRIVSGQSKMYFEADFKTGILFVNERLDREVLCPNMVKCSLNIQAILSHPMLLHRIEVNIIDINDNAPSFLEKIHNLNVTELASPGERYLLPIANDADTGSNSINSYKLSPNEHFSLDVQSGGEQSVSAELVLQKALDREKQPVIQLTLTAVDGGKPPRSGSLQIIVNVIDVNDNSPFFSQPLYKVRVHENAHFGTSILTLTATDLDEGVNSQIVYSFFKRGNWDPSIMFSINSDTGELTIKGNLDYEKSPSYEIRVQATDQGHSRRSAHGKVLVEVIDVNDNSPEISVTSLMSPVKEDAEIGTVVALVTVTDKDSSKNGITNCKLIESVPFKLKSNYKNDYSLVVDGPLDRESESQYNVTITATDEGAPPLSSTSVITVHVSDVNDNAPRFSEPVANVYVKENSPTGDVIYTISAFDRDSEENSMIMYALLGTSNSISSSVNINSDTGDIVSLQSFNYEEIKTFQFKVQATDSGVPPLSSNVTVNVFILDENDNRPGILAPYSEHGSVNTENVPYSAEAGYFVAKIRAVDSDSGYNALLSYHILEPKGTNLFRIGTSTGELRTKRRMSDNDLKTHPLVVLVSDNGEPSLSATVSIDVVVVESTGEIQTQFRNVPRKEENFSDLNLYLLIAIASVSVIFLLSLISLIAVNCHRKGDSFRRYSAPVITTHPDGSWSYSKSTQQYDVCYSSDTLKSDVVVFPAPYPPADAELISINGNDTFNRTQTLPNKEEPKVPNSDWRYSASLRTGMQSSVHMEESSVMQGAQGVLVQNWPTVSSATGDAEGGETSPPMGAGVDSNSWHFRYGAGGPGGPPQHLKPGEVPPEAFIIPGSPAIISIRQQGGEDDKSDFITFGKKEEAKKKKKKKKEKKDKKDKGKDDDE